The Marinobacter bohaiensis genome segment GCCACACCCTGGCGGGACCTTCATCGTATAGCGTCTGTAAACGGTTCGACCCAGAACGGGACGTCGCTGCGCCAGGGGGTGACCTGAACGCCCGACTCCGACAGCCGGATTCTTACCGCCCCGGCCGTCGCCGTATTGAACAGACGCGCCCCGGCAGCCCGATAGCGCTGCACCACTTCCGGGGCCGGATGGCCGTACGGGTGATGGTAACCGGCAGCGAACACCACCACGTCAGGCGCCAGCGCCCGGATCCAGGCCTCGCTGGACGATGTGGCGCTGCCATGATGCGGCGCCACCAGAATCGTACGGCTGCGGGCCTCATCGCGATGTTGCGCCAGCCAACGCCGTTCCTCCTCCGCCGTCAGGTCGCCGGGCAGCACGATCCGCCAGCCGTCGCGCTGGATAACCAGCACACAGGACGACGCGTTGCCGGGTTCCGCCTGCGCATCCCGCCAGAAGGACAGTCTGGCCTGCCCCAGTTGACCGCTTCCGTAACAGGGTCCAATCGCGCGATGATGCCGTTCGATGCGGTCAGTCACCCGTCCGGGCTCACCGCTGATAAACCGGTCGCTGGACACCTTATCCAGCAAATCATCCAGGCCGCTGGCGTGATCGGCATCGCCGTGGCTGATCACCAGCCAGTCCAGCCTGCCGATACCCAGCGCCCGGTAGACTGGCAACAAAACCGAATCGACCGCCGTATAGCCGGATGCCGAACCGGGCCCGGAATCGTATTGCAGCACCCGGGCGCCCTCGCGATAGGTGACGGCCAGCCCCTGCCCCACATCCCAGACCCAGAGCTCCGGTTCCGTTATGCGGGCGTTGGCGGCGGGTGTCGAGGTGCGACCCGGCACCACGCAACCGGCAATCGCAACCACCGCTACGCAGAACAGGCCGGCGCGCGCGGGCCAGCGGAGCGGCAACAGCGCCACCACCGCCAGCGAGGCAAGCAGCACCGCCAGTGGCAGCGGTACAGCAACGGGCTCCGGGGCAATCGCCGCCACCCACGACAGCCATTGCATCAGCGCTTGCAGGCAGGCATCGATCACCAGCCCGGCCCAGCCCGCCAGAGGTGCCACCGCCAAAGCAATTAGAGCCCCCGCCAACGCCACCGGCAGAACCAGCACCGACACCAGCGGAATGGCCACCAGATTGGCCAGCCAACCCAGCGGCGCCATCGGCAATCCGGCCAGCGCCATCACCGGCAGCAATCCCGCCACCACCACGAACTGGGCCTGCAACAGCCCCTGCAAGCGACCGGCAGGCGCCACCCGGCCCACAAACACCAGGATCAGACTGGCTACCGCGCCGAAAGACAGCCAGAAACCACCGTCCAGCGGTGCTAACGGGTCGATCAGCAGCACAAAACAGAGGGCACAGAGCCAGGCCGTCCAGGCTCCGGACAGCCGAGCTCTGACGTACAGCACCGACGCCACCACGGCCATGACCAGCGCCCGCTGCGTGGGCACGGTAAATCCGGCGGCCAGGGCATAAGCCAGACACCCCAGAAGCACCCCGGCCGCCCGCACCCATCGCTGGCGCCGGGCGTCTGATCCGCGGCCGGAAAGACGGCGCTGAACCAGCCCGAATAGCCCGCCGACCAGCATGCCAACCAGACCGATGTGTAACCCGGAAATAGCGATCAGGTGGGAAGTGCCGGTGGCCTTGAACAGATCCCAGTCCGCGGGCGTCAGCCGCCCCCGCTCGCCCAGCAGCAGCGCTTCCAGCAACCGGTATTCGTCCATGCCGCCCAGGCGGTCCCGCAGAGCCCCGGCGAGATCCTCGCGCAGGGTGTGGTAGCGGCACGTCAGCCAGCAGGGAACATCGGCTTCGCCCCACTCACGGACGCTGCCCGTCGCATCGTATCCGTGCCGGAAAAGCCAGGTTTCGTAACGGAAGCCAGCCGGATTAACCGCGCCATGGGGGCGTTTCAGGCGAACACTCAATTGCATCCGCATGGGAAGGTCAGGTGGCGGGTCCTCGTCGTAGAGCGCCAGACGGAGACGTTTGGGAGCAGTGGTCACCGACGGCGGTTGTGGGCCCCACCCGGTCACGCAGAAATCGAAGCGAAGGCTGTCGTAGGCGCCGGGCGACACCAGGCTGCAGCGATAACCCTGGACCTGCCAGACGCTGTCTTCCATACTCGCCGGCAATCGCGAATCGATGCGTGCGCCAGCGTGCCACCCGGCCCAGGCCAGGCCGAGGACCAGTCCCAACACCCAGGGCGCAATCCGGCGGCAACGGTGCCCAATCCGCCAAAGGCCGATGCCCATGATCGCGGCAATTACGAAGACCGGCCACGGTGGTATTTCGTCAAGGCTATACAGTAAGATTACGCCGCCCGCGAACGCCGTCATCCAGACTCGCACGGTGAAACTCCCGGGCAATCCTTGCCCCTTCATCCATAATAACGGCAGAGTTGACCCTCAGAAGGTCATTTGCCAACGACGGAAGACGACCGACAATCACGCCATGCCGAAACGGTTCATAAAACGGCACATGCCCACGCCGGAGAAAATCAGGGAGATGAAGGCCCTGCATTTTCTGGGCGACGTATTGCATGAGCCCAACCTGTGGCAC includes the following:
- a CDS encoding DNA internalization-related competence protein ComEC/Rec2; this translates as MKGQGLPGSFTVRVWMTAFAGGVILLYSLDEIPPWPVFVIAAIMGIGLWRIGHRCRRIAPWVLGLVLGLAWAGWHAGARIDSRLPASMEDSVWQVQGYRCSLVSPGAYDSLRFDFCVTGWGPQPPSVTTAPKRLRLALYDEDPPPDLPMRMQLSVRLKRPHGAVNPAGFRYETWLFRHGYDATGSVREWGEADVPCWLTCRYHTLREDLAGALRDRLGGMDEYRLLEALLLGERGRLTPADWDLFKATGTSHLIAISGLHIGLVGMLVGGLFGLVQRRLSGRGSDARRQRWVRAAGVLLGCLAYALAAGFTVPTQRALVMAVVASVLYVRARLSGAWTAWLCALCFVLLIDPLAPLDGGFWLSFGAVASLILVFVGRVAPAGRLQGLLQAQFVVVAGLLPVMALAGLPMAPLGWLANLVAIPLVSVLVLPVALAGALIALAVAPLAGWAGLVIDACLQALMQWLSWVAAIAPEPVAVPLPLAVLLASLAVVALLPLRWPARAGLFCVAVVAIAGCVVPGRTSTPAANARITEPELWVWDVGQGLAVTYREGARVLQYDSGPGSASGYTAVDSVLLPVYRALGIGRLDWLVISHGDADHASGLDDLLDKVSSDRFISGEPGRVTDRIERHHRAIGPCYGSGQLGQARLSFWRDAQAEPGNASSCVLVIQRDGWRIVLPGDLTAEEERRWLAQHRDEARSRTILVAPHHGSATSSSEAWIRALAPDVVVFAAGYHHPYGHPAPEVVQRYRAAGARLFNTATAGAVRIRLSESGVQVTPWRSDVPFWVEPFTDAIR